The proteins below come from a single Thermopolyspora flexuosa genomic window:
- a CDS encoding aldehyde dehydrogenase family protein, protein MSEARRLAVRKTYKLFIGGAFPRSESGRSYPVNDAKGNFLANAAKASRKDARDAVVAARKAFPGWSGATAYNRGQILYRIAEMMEGRRAQFIDEVQAAGLSKAAASAHVDAAVDRWVWYAGWSDKITAVYGSANPVAGPYFNFSTPEPTGVVAVIAPAADPLLGLVSVVAPVIVTGNTCVVVAAEQAPLPAITLAEVLATSDLPGGVVNILTGRQAELAPPLAAHMDVNAIDLTGVTDPDLALACEREAAENLKRVVRPSTPDWTADPGVERLKAFLEIKTIWHPTGV, encoded by the coding sequence ATGAGTGAGGCGAGGCGGCTCGCCGTACGCAAGACCTACAAACTGTTCATCGGGGGAGCCTTCCCTCGATCCGAATCGGGCAGGTCCTATCCGGTGAACGACGCCAAGGGGAACTTCCTCGCCAACGCCGCGAAGGCCTCACGCAAGGACGCCCGGGACGCTGTGGTCGCGGCACGCAAGGCGTTCCCCGGCTGGTCGGGCGCGACCGCGTACAACCGCGGCCAGATCCTCTACCGGATCGCCGAGATGATGGAGGGCCGGCGCGCCCAGTTCATCGACGAGGTGCAGGCCGCCGGGCTGTCCAAGGCCGCGGCGTCCGCGCACGTGGACGCGGCGGTCGACCGCTGGGTCTGGTACGCGGGCTGGTCCGACAAGATCACGGCCGTGTACGGCTCGGCCAACCCGGTCGCCGGGCCGTACTTCAACTTCTCCACGCCCGAGCCCACGGGCGTGGTGGCCGTGATCGCGCCCGCGGCCGACCCGCTGCTCGGCCTCGTCTCGGTGGTCGCCCCGGTGATCGTCACCGGGAACACCTGCGTGGTGGTCGCCGCCGAGCAGGCCCCGCTGCCCGCGATCACGCTCGCCGAGGTGCTCGCCACCTCCGACCTGCCCGGCGGGGTGGTGAACATCCTCACCGGCCGGCAGGCCGAGCTGGCCCCGCCGCTCGCCGCGCACATGGACGTCAACGCCATCGACCTCACCGGCGTCACCGACCCGGACCTGGCGCTGGCGTGCGAGCGCGAGGCGGCGGAGAACCTCAAGCGGGTCGTGCGGCCGTCGACGCCGGACTGGACCGCCGATCCGGGCGTCGAGCGGCTCAAGGCGTTCCTGGAGATCAAGACCATCTGGCATCCGACCGGGGTCTGA
- a CDS encoding aldehyde dehydrogenase family protein, whose amino-acid sequence MRLDYAPAPESRDVVAIRPSYGLFINGEFTEGKGQPFTTVNPATEEPLAEVACAADDDVDRAVRAAREAYERVWGRMPGSERAKYLFRIARLIQERARELAVLETLDNGKPIRESRDVDLPLVAAHFFYHAGWADKLAYAGLGPDPRPLGVAAQVIPWNFPLLMLAWKVAPALACGNTVVLKPAETTPLTALLFAEICRQAELPPGVVNIVTGAGDTGAALVAHPGVDKVAFTGSTEVGRQIARQVAGTGKRLTLELGGKAANIVFEDAPIDQAVEGVVNGIFFNQGHVCCAGSRLLVQESIEEEFLEALRRRVGTLRIGDPLDKNTDIGAINSAQQLAKITELAASGEAEGATRWSPACTLPEKGYWFPPTIFTGVAQSHRIAREEIFGPVLSVLTFRTPEEAVAKANNTPYGLSAGIWTEKGSRILWMAERLRAGVVWANTYNRFDPTAPFGGYKESGYGREGGRHGLEAYLDVT is encoded by the coding sequence ATGCGACTCGACTACGCACCGGCACCCGAGTCCCGGGATGTCGTTGCCATCCGGCCCTCCTACGGGCTGTTCATCAACGGTGAGTTCACCGAGGGCAAGGGGCAGCCGTTCACCACGGTGAACCCCGCCACCGAGGAGCCGCTCGCCGAGGTGGCCTGCGCGGCGGACGACGACGTGGACCGCGCCGTGCGCGCGGCCCGCGAGGCGTACGAGCGGGTCTGGGGGCGCATGCCCGGCTCCGAGCGGGCCAAGTACCTGTTCCGCATCGCCCGGCTCATCCAGGAGCGCGCGCGGGAGCTCGCCGTACTGGAGACCCTCGACAACGGCAAGCCGATCCGCGAGTCGCGGGACGTCGACCTGCCGCTGGTGGCCGCGCACTTCTTCTACCACGCGGGCTGGGCCGACAAGCTCGCGTACGCGGGCCTCGGCCCGGACCCGCGCCCGCTCGGCGTCGCCGCCCAGGTGATCCCGTGGAACTTCCCGCTGCTCATGCTCGCGTGGAAGGTCGCCCCGGCGCTCGCCTGCGGCAACACCGTGGTGCTCAAGCCCGCGGAGACCACCCCGCTCACCGCGCTGCTGTTCGCGGAGATCTGCCGGCAGGCCGAGCTGCCGCCCGGCGTGGTGAACATCGTCACCGGCGCCGGGGACACCGGGGCCGCGCTCGTCGCCCACCCCGGCGTGGACAAGGTCGCGTTCACCGGCTCGACCGAGGTCGGGCGGCAGATCGCCCGCCAGGTCGCGGGCACCGGCAAGCGGCTCACCCTCGAGCTCGGCGGCAAGGCCGCGAACATCGTGTTCGAGGACGCGCCGATCGACCAGGCGGTCGAGGGCGTGGTGAACGGGATCTTCTTCAACCAGGGCCATGTGTGCTGCGCGGGCTCCCGGCTGCTGGTGCAGGAGTCGATCGAGGAGGAGTTCCTCGAGGCGCTCCGCCGCCGCGTCGGCACGCTCCGGATCGGCGACCCGCTCGACAAGAACACCGACATCGGCGCGATCAACTCGGCCCAGCAGCTCGCCAAGATCACCGAGCTCGCCGCCTCCGGCGAGGCCGAGGGCGCGACCCGCTGGTCGCCGGCCTGCACGCTGCCGGAGAAGGGCTACTGGTTCCCGCCGACGATCTTCACCGGCGTGGCCCAGTCCCACCGCATCGCCCGCGAGGAGATCTTCGGCCCGGTGTTGTCCGTGCTCACCTTCCGCACCCCCGAGGAGGCGGTGGCGAAGGCGAACAACACCCCGTACGGCCTGTCCGCGGGCATCTGGACCGAGAAGGGCTCGCGCATCCTGTGGATGGCCGAACGGCTGCGCGCCGGGGTGGTGTGGGCGAACACCTACAACCGCTTCGACCCCACCGCGCCGTTCGGGGGTTACAAGGAGTCGGGCTACGGGCGCGAGGGCGGCCGCCACGGACTGGAGGCCTACCTTGACGTCACCTGA
- the deoC gene encoding deoxyribose-phosphate aldolase — protein MTTPLAEVAGSNATLRAFLHGLPGVDRVGADQRAAILGTRSIKTTAKAQALDAAIQMVDLTTLEGADTPGKVRAMCAKAVHPDPDDPTVPSVAAVCVYPDLVADAVAALRGTAVKVAAVATAFPSGRSSLEVKVADTTLAVAAGADEIDMVIDRGAFLAGDYRKVYEEIAAVKAACGAAHLKVILETGELATYDNVRRASWLAMLAGADFIKTSTGKISPAATPPVVLVMLEAVRDFFARTGRRVGVKAAGGIRTAKDAIKYLVLVNETAGEDWLTPEYFRLGASSLLNDLLMQRRKLATGRYGGADYFTLD, from the coding sequence GTGACTACTCCCCTCGCGGAGGTCGCCGGCTCCAACGCGACACTGCGGGCCTTCCTCCACGGACTGCCCGGCGTTGACCGAGTCGGCGCGGACCAGCGGGCGGCGATTCTCGGCACCCGATCCATCAAGACCACGGCCAAGGCCCAGGCTCTCGACGCGGCCATCCAGATGGTGGACCTCACCACCCTCGAGGGCGCGGACACGCCCGGCAAGGTGCGGGCGATGTGCGCCAAGGCGGTCCACCCCGACCCGGACGACCCCACGGTGCCGAGCGTGGCAGCCGTCTGCGTCTACCCCGACCTGGTGGCGGACGCCGTCGCGGCGCTGCGCGGCACCGCCGTCAAGGTCGCCGCGGTGGCCACCGCGTTCCCCAGCGGGCGCAGCTCGCTCGAGGTGAAGGTGGCCGACACCACGCTCGCCGTCGCCGCCGGGGCCGACGAGATCGACATGGTGATCGACCGCGGCGCGTTCCTCGCCGGGGACTACCGGAAGGTGTACGAGGAGATCGCCGCGGTGAAGGCGGCCTGCGGCGCCGCCCACCTCAAGGTGATCCTGGAGACCGGCGAGCTCGCCACCTACGACAACGTGCGGCGCGCCTCCTGGCTCGCCATGCTCGCCGGCGCGGACTTCATCAAGACCTCCACCGGCAAGATCAGCCCGGCCGCGACGCCGCCGGTCGTGCTCGTCATGCTCGAGGCGGTGCGCGACTTCTTCGCGCGCACCGGCCGCCGGGTGGGGGTGAAGGCGGCGGGCGGCATCCGCACCGCCAAGGACGCGATCAAGTACCTCGTGCTCGTCAACGAGACCGCGGGTGAGGACTGGCTCACCCCCGAGTACTTCCGGCTGGGCGCCTCCAGCCTGCTCAACGACCTGCTCATGCAGCGCCGCAAGCTCGCCACCGGCCGGTACGGCGGCGCCGACTACTTCACCCTGGACTGA
- a CDS encoding helix-turn-helix transcriptional regulator, with protein sequence MFLDQRPPSGKAMLGWRLLTGIEEVCWAAGEADPTGAESLRKRADAVAEELRADGPVSNAFRLMYRGEHDAAAVAWQRLGRPYLRAKALVRAAHAAARAGDRHGAADRLRAALPIAVELRARPLTEEIEALARRVGAALSSGAPAAAGAETAGRGTRDAAELTPREMEVLRLVAQGRSNREIADELFISVKTVSVHVSNILAKLGVSTRGEAAAVAHRQALFN encoded by the coding sequence GTGTTCCTCGACCAGCGGCCGCCCTCCGGCAAGGCGATGCTCGGCTGGCGGCTGCTCACCGGGATCGAGGAGGTGTGCTGGGCGGCGGGCGAGGCCGACCCCACGGGGGCGGAGAGCCTGCGCAAGCGCGCCGACGCCGTCGCCGAGGAGCTGCGCGCCGACGGCCCGGTGAGCAACGCGTTCCGGCTCATGTACCGGGGGGAGCACGACGCGGCGGCCGTCGCCTGGCAGCGGCTCGGCCGGCCGTACCTGCGGGCGAAGGCGCTCGTCCGCGCCGCGCACGCCGCCGCCCGCGCCGGGGACCGGCACGGCGCCGCCGACCGGCTGCGCGCGGCGCTGCCCATCGCGGTGGAGCTCAGGGCCCGGCCGCTCACCGAGGAGATCGAGGCGCTCGCCCGCCGGGTCGGCGCCGCGCTGTCCTCCGGCGCGCCCGCGGCGGCGGGTGCGGAGACCGCGGGCCGCGGCACGCGGGACGCGGCCGAGCTCACCCCGCGCGAGATGGAGGTGCTGCGCCTCGTGGCGCAGGGCCGGTCCAACCGGGAGATCGCCGACGAGCTGTTCATCTCGGTGAAGACGGTCAGCGTGCACGTGTCGAACATCCTCGCCAAGCTCGGCGTCTCCACCCGGGGCGAGGCCGCCGCCGTCGCGCACCGCCAGGCCCTGTTCAACTGA
- a CDS encoding TMEM165/GDT1 family protein, whose amino-acid sequence MEAFWISLWMIFVAELGDKSQLMALAFATRYRPWIVITGITVATTVVHLVSVAIGGVIGSALPTTAITIAAALAFFGFAIWTLRGDELSEEESAKATRAAGSALLAVTTAFFLSELGDKTMLATITLATHNGWVGTWIGSTVGMVAADALAILVGALLGKSLPERFVRYGAAALFAIFGVLLLVDALAA is encoded by the coding sequence GTGGAAGCGTTCTGGATCAGTCTCTGGATGATCTTCGTGGCCGAGCTGGGCGACAAGAGCCAGCTCATGGCGCTGGCCTTCGCCACGCGGTACCGGCCGTGGATCGTGATCACCGGCATCACCGTCGCGACGACCGTGGTGCACCTGGTGAGCGTGGCGATCGGCGGCGTGATCGGTAGCGCGCTGCCGACCACGGCGATCACGATCGCGGCCGCCCTCGCGTTCTTCGGGTTCGCGATCTGGACGCTGCGCGGCGACGAGCTGAGCGAGGAGGAGTCCGCCAAGGCCACCCGCGCCGCGGGGAGCGCCCTGCTCGCGGTCACCACCGCGTTCTTCCTCAGCGAGCTCGGCGACAAGACCATGCTCGCCACGATCACCCTCGCCACCCACAACGGCTGGGTCGGCACCTGGATCGGCTCGACCGTGGGCATGGTCGCCGCCGACGCGCTCGCCATCCTCGTCGGCGCGCTGCTCGGCAAGAGCCTGCCCGAGCGGTTCGTCCGGTACGGCGCGGCCGCCCTGTTCGCCATCTTCGGCGTCCTGCTGCTCGTCGACGCCCTGGCGGCCTGA
- a CDS encoding UDP-N-acetylmuramate dehydrogenase has product MNDRLQGVRLAPYTTLRLGGPAKAFAEARTEEEIVRLVAEADRAGEPVLVLGGGSNVVIADEGFDGLVVRVATAGVRVAADGDRVHVTAAAGEGWDALVRRCVEEGWSGVECLSGIPGLVGATPIQNVGAYGQDVSQTIERVRAYDRRRGEVVELPAQRCGFSYRNSAFKQDLGRYVVLDVTYALARSGESGPIGYAELANRLGVALGDRVPLAAVREAVLELRRGKGMVLDPADPDTCSAGSFFTNPVLTAEQAAELERRAPGYPRWEVGDGTVKVPAAWLIEHAGFPKGYRRGPVRISTKHTLALTHPGGLGGPYEPATAADLIALAAEVRDGVEAKFGVRLVNEPVLVGLEL; this is encoded by the coding sequence GTGAACGACCGTTTGCAGGGGGTACGGCTCGCGCCGTACACCACGTTGCGGCTGGGCGGCCCGGCCAAGGCGTTCGCCGAGGCGCGCACCGAGGAGGAGATCGTCCGCCTGGTCGCCGAGGCGGACCGGGCCGGCGAGCCGGTGCTCGTGCTCGGCGGCGGCAGCAACGTCGTCATCGCCGACGAGGGCTTCGACGGCCTCGTGGTCCGCGTCGCCACGGCCGGGGTGCGCGTGGCCGCCGACGGCGACCGGGTACACGTCACCGCGGCCGCGGGCGAGGGCTGGGACGCCCTGGTACGGCGCTGCGTCGAGGAGGGCTGGTCCGGCGTCGAGTGCCTCTCCGGCATCCCCGGCCTCGTCGGCGCCACCCCCATCCAGAACGTGGGCGCCTACGGCCAGGACGTCTCCCAGACCATCGAGCGGGTGCGCGCCTACGACCGGCGGCGCGGCGAGGTGGTGGAGCTGCCCGCACAGCGCTGCGGCTTCTCCTACCGCAACAGCGCCTTCAAGCAGGACCTCGGCCGGTACGTGGTGCTCGACGTCACCTACGCGCTCGCCCGCTCCGGCGAGTCCGGCCCGATCGGGTACGCCGAGCTCGCGAACCGGCTCGGGGTCGCGCTCGGCGACCGGGTTCCGCTCGCCGCCGTCCGCGAGGCCGTGCTCGAGCTGCGCCGGGGCAAGGGCATGGTGCTCGACCCGGCCGACCCCGACACCTGCAGCGCGGGCTCGTTCTTCACCAACCCGGTGCTCACCGCCGAGCAGGCCGCCGAGCTGGAGCGCCGCGCCCCCGGCTACCCGCGCTGGGAGGTGGGCGACGGCACGGTCAAGGTGCCCGCGGCCTGGCTGATCGAGCACGCCGGGTTCCCCAAGGGCTACCGGCGCGGCCCGGTGCGCATCTCCACCAAGCACACCCTCGCGCTCACCCACCCGGGCGGGCTCGGCGGGCCGTACGAGCCGGCGACCGCCGCCGACCTGATCGCCCTCGCCGCCGAGGTCCGCGACGGCGTGGAGGCGAAGTTCGGGGTGCGGCTGGTCAACGAGCCGGTGCTCGTCGGCCTGGAGCTGTGA
- a CDS encoding glycosyltransferase family A protein, whose protein sequence is MSRPTVEPPSHVRGLAEKRAEARARRDYAQADVLRERIEEEGWLVRDTPAGFELVPKPAFRVWPTVAALPQHEPSGTAGGHERPGTAVGTEQAVSAQTLWDGGLATSRLEEPVDVGGTAHATESSRRVTVALLVDGWPSDLRRCVDALVAHTDARILALDLGDIDGAGTVLHELAERHPGRIDAWHVAETPHWRGGSAGWGVARTKLLRMDDADVHVVMETSTILDGDALTPLVEALAGDVVAAGWRGVDPDPDGRSWHDAGPGEVRALLGYLFAVRRDRALAAGGFPGKARYYRNADLEFFLTLPGRKVVPATALPVHAERHRGYADVDPAYRDRESRRTYDRVLRLLRTA, encoded by the coding sequence GTGAGCCGACCCACCGTCGAACCCCCGAGCCACGTACGCGGGCTCGCCGAGAAGCGGGCCGAGGCGCGCGCCCGCCGCGACTACGCCCAGGCCGACGTGCTGCGCGAGCGCATCGAGGAGGAGGGCTGGCTGGTCCGCGACACCCCCGCGGGCTTCGAGCTCGTCCCCAAGCCGGCGTTCCGGGTGTGGCCCACCGTGGCCGCGCTGCCGCAGCACGAACCCTCCGGAACCGCGGGCGGGCACGAGCGGCCCGGCACCGCCGTCGGCACCGAGCAGGCCGTATCCGCCCAGACGCTGTGGGACGGGGGCCTCGCCACCTCCCGGCTCGAGGAGCCCGTCGACGTCGGCGGCACCGCCCACGCCACCGAGTCCTCGCGGCGCGTCACCGTCGCCCTGCTCGTCGACGGCTGGCCGTCCGACCTGCGCCGGTGCGTCGACGCCCTGGTCGCGCACACCGACGCCCGGATCCTCGCCCTCGACCTCGGCGACATCGACGGCGCCGGGACCGTGCTGCACGAGCTCGCCGAACGGCACCCCGGCCGCATCGACGCCTGGCACGTGGCCGAGACCCCGCACTGGCGCGGCGGCTCGGCCGGCTGGGGCGTGGCCCGCACCAAGCTGCTGCGCATGGACGACGCCGACGTGCACGTGGTCATGGAGACCTCCACGATCCTCGACGGCGACGCGCTCACCCCGCTGGTCGAGGCGCTGGCCGGCGACGTCGTGGCCGCGGGCTGGCGCGGCGTCGACCCGGACCCGGACGGCCGCTCCTGGCACGACGCCGGGCCCGGCGAGGTACGGGCGCTGCTCGGCTACCTGTTCGCGGTACGCCGCGACCGCGCCCTGGCCGCGGGCGGCTTCCCCGGCAAGGCCCGCTACTACCGCAACGCCGACCTGGAGTTCTTCCTCACCCTCCCCGGCCGCAAGGTGGTGCCCGCCACCGCGCTGCCGGTGCACGCCGAGCGCCACCGCGGCTATGCGGACGTCGACCCCGCCTACCGCGACCGCGAGTCCCGCCGCACCTACGACCGGGTCCTTCGCCTGCTCCGCACCGCCTGA
- a CDS encoding MaoC family dehydratase, translating into MAATIKYDEVEVGQEIPPVDYPVRRVNLIQYAGASGDFNPIHWNERFAKQVGLPDVIAHGMYTMAQGGRFITDWVGDPGAVLDYGVRFSSMVVVPDTDEGTTITVSGVVESKLEDNKVVIAITARSGGNRVLSKARAIVRLA; encoded by the coding sequence ATGGCGGCGACGATCAAGTACGACGAGGTCGAGGTCGGCCAGGAGATCCCACCGGTCGACTACCCGGTCCGCCGGGTGAACCTCATCCAGTACGCGGGCGCGTCCGGCGACTTCAACCCGATCCACTGGAACGAGCGGTTCGCCAAGCAGGTCGGCCTGCCCGACGTCATCGCCCACGGCATGTACACCATGGCCCAGGGCGGCCGGTTCATCACCGACTGGGTGGGCGACCCCGGCGCGGTGCTCGACTACGGCGTGCGGTTCTCCTCGATGGTGGTCGTGCCGGACACCGACGAGGGCACGACGATCACCGTGAGCGGCGTCGTGGAGAGCAAGCTCGAGGACAACAAGGTGGTCATCGCGATCACCGCCAGGTCCGGCGGCAACCGCGTGCTGTCCAAGGCCCGCGCCATCGTCCGCCTCGCCTGA
- a CDS encoding MaoC family dehydratase N-terminal domain-containing protein produces MALNRDFIGRSYPAPEPYEVSRVKIKEFALAIGDENPIYLDREAARAAGHPDVVAPPTFPIVFTLTGASEALADPEFGLNFAMVVHGEQRFEYQRPIYAGDVLRHTSTIMDIRSVGRNEFVTVRSDVTTLDGELVCTTYNTIVERGGAA; encoded by the coding sequence ATGGCGTTGAACCGGGACTTCATCGGGCGCAGCTATCCGGCGCCCGAGCCGTACGAGGTCTCCAGGGTGAAGATCAAGGAGTTCGCCCTGGCGATCGGTGACGAGAACCCGATCTACCTGGACCGGGAGGCCGCGCGGGCCGCCGGGCATCCGGACGTCGTCGCCCCGCCGACCTTCCCCATCGTGTTCACCCTCACCGGCGCGAGCGAGGCGCTCGCCGACCCCGAGTTCGGCCTCAACTTCGCCATGGTGGTCCACGGCGAGCAGCGCTTCGAGTACCAGCGCCCGATCTACGCCGGGGACGTGCTCCGCCACACCTCGACGATCATGGACATCCGCAGCGTCGGCCGGAACGAGTTCGTGACCGTGCGCAGCGACGTCACCACCCTCGACGGCGAGCTCGTCTGCACCACGTACAACACCATCGTCGAGCGCGGAGGGGCGGCCTGA
- the rpmG gene encoding 50S ribosomal protein L33, whose protein sequence is MAATDVRPKITLACQECKHRNYITRKNRRNDPDRLELRKYCPNCKRHQPHRETR, encoded by the coding sequence GTGGCTGCCACCGACGTTAGGCCGAAGATCACGCTGGCCTGCCAGGAGTGCAAGCACCGCAACTACATCACCCGCAAGAACCGGCGTAACGACCCGGACCGGCTGGAGCTGAGGAAGTACTGCCCGAACTGCAAGCGGCACCAGCCCCACCGCGAGACCCGCTGA
- a CDS encoding transposase translates to MDVRWVGPDGLEVVPGRQGGRQVLRVLRRGRHVADCHSVEEVARHVDLADLCEVITLRPDRRAIPEAAETRGLQGCRRADPGELGI, encoded by the coding sequence ATGGACGTGCGCTGGGTGGGGCCGGACGGGCTCGAGGTGGTGCCGGGCCGGCAGGGCGGGCGGCAGGTGCTGCGGGTGCTGCGGCGCGGCCGCCACGTCGCTGACTGCCACTCGGTGGAGGAGGTCGCCCGGCACGTCGACCTCGCCGACCTGTGCGAGGTCATCACCCTGCGCCCGGACCGCCGCGCGATCCCGGAAGCGGCCGAAACCCGAGGTCTGCAGGGGTGCCGCAGGGCCGATCCGGGGGAGTTGGGCATTTGA
- a CDS encoding integrase: protein MHVSLATSAAPGRDNEDFVAATADAIVLLDGTGPAPGQGSGCSHGVPWYVRSLGSVLLSELSQPSCPLPQILSRAIKHVTSLHDFTCDLSRPGTPGASVVMMRRTRDAVDFLVLADAVVVVDVGAPEPLVIRDGRPGPDGNGVTRLYRPEGGPPVAEHAAAGRGGAGTRTLVGRDRRVACTDPLAAERAVTGSVPLEQVTAVALLSDGVSRLVDRFGFASWRQLLALLGRHGAWEAIRQVRAAEQADPTGERWPRDAVHDDASVAYWEPE from the coding sequence ATGCACGTGAGCCTGGCGACCAGTGCGGCACCGGGGAGGGACAACGAGGACTTCGTGGCGGCGACGGCGGACGCGATCGTCCTGCTCGACGGCACCGGGCCGGCTCCGGGCCAGGGCTCCGGCTGCTCACACGGCGTTCCGTGGTACGTCCGCTCGCTCGGCTCGGTGCTGCTGAGCGAGCTGTCGCAGCCGTCCTGCCCGCTCCCCCAGATCCTCTCCCGGGCGATCAAGCACGTGACGTCGCTGCACGACTTCACCTGCGACCTGTCCCGGCCCGGCACCCCCGGCGCGTCGGTGGTGATGATGCGGCGCACCCGCGACGCGGTGGACTTCCTCGTGCTCGCCGACGCGGTCGTCGTGGTCGACGTGGGCGCGCCGGAGCCGCTGGTGATCCGGGACGGGCGGCCGGGCCCGGACGGCAACGGCGTGACCCGCCTCTACCGGCCGGAGGGCGGCCCGCCCGTGGCGGAGCACGCCGCGGCCGGGCGGGGCGGCGCCGGGACGCGCACCCTGGTCGGCCGGGACCGCCGGGTGGCGTGCACCGACCCGCTCGCCGCGGAGCGGGCGGTGACCGGCTCGGTGCCGCTCGAGCAGGTGACCGCGGTCGCGCTGCTGTCGGACGGGGTGTCGCGGCTGGTCGACCGGTTCGGGTTCGCCTCCTGGCGGCAGCTGCTCGCGCTGCTCGGCCGGCACGGGGCGTGGGAGGCGATCCGGCAGGTGCGGGCCGCCGAGCAGGCCGACCCCACCGGCGAGCGCTGGCCACGCGATGCGGTGCACGACGACGCCTCGGTCGCCTACTGGGAGCCGGAGTGA
- a CDS encoding nuclear transport factor 2 family protein, translating to MDPVVEAGPYTPTAEDVASVEAWFREYDACAARKDIERLADMAVFPLNVVSDDAAGNAAAAQWSRERYVATMRHVIGEGGDVRIESTRTPHFLSAALVVVFTEAVVTWEGGSARTRYADLLVRNDGRWRFQTMVQSGWGDELRS from the coding sequence GTGGATCCAGTGGTCGAGGCCGGGCCGTACACCCCCACCGCGGAGGACGTCGCGAGCGTCGAGGCGTGGTTCCGCGAGTACGACGCCTGCGCGGCGCGCAAGGACATCGAGCGGCTCGCCGACATGGCCGTCTTCCCGCTCAACGTGGTCAGCGACGACGCGGCGGGCAACGCGGCGGCGGCCCAGTGGTCGCGCGAGCGGTACGTCGCGACGATGCGGCACGTCATCGGCGAGGGCGGGGACGTGCGCATCGAGTCCACCCGCACCCCGCACTTCCTCTCCGCCGCCCTCGTCGTCGTGTTCACCGAGGCCGTGGTCACCTGGGAGGGCGGCAGCGCCCGCACCCGCTACGCCGACCTGCTGGTCAGGAACGACGGCCGGTGGCGGTTCCAGACCATGGTGCAGAGCGGCTGGGGCGACGAGCTGCGCTCCTGA